The Methylobacterium currus genome contains a region encoding:
- the rutA gene encoding pyrimidine utilization protein A, translating into MDVGVFIPIGNNGWLISEAAPQYKPSFALNKAIVQKAEGYGLDFALSMIKLHGFGGKTEFWDYNLESFTLMAGLAAVTERITLFASTAVLTLPPALVARMATTIDSIAPGRFGVNIVSGWQKAEYSQMGLWPGDDYFGYRYDYSTEYVRVMKELWQTGHSDFQGEHFRMEGCMMKPAPSGPIPIVAAGQSGRGMDFAAEYADYNFVLGTGLNTPKACAPTCARLIEATARTGRDVGSYVLMMVIADETDAAAEARWMEYRQGADVAALAWMLDQSSQDKNASADSTATWMNLPEGAVNFNMGTLVGSYAKVARMLDEAASVPGVKGIMLTFDDFLAGLDAFGTRIQPLMACRQDRRGIAA; encoded by the coding sequence ATGGATGTCGGCGTGTTCATCCCGATCGGCAACAACGGCTGGCTGATCTCGGAGGCGGCCCCGCAATACAAGCCGAGCTTCGCCCTCAACAAGGCGATCGTGCAGAAGGCTGAAGGCTACGGGCTCGATTTCGCCCTCTCGATGATCAAGCTGCACGGCTTCGGCGGCAAGACCGAGTTCTGGGACTACAACCTCGAATCCTTCACGCTGATGGCCGGCCTCGCGGCGGTGACGGAGCGGATCACGCTCTTCGCCTCGACCGCGGTGCTGACCCTGCCGCCGGCCCTCGTCGCCCGGATGGCGACCACGATCGATTCCATCGCCCCCGGCCGCTTCGGGGTGAACATCGTCTCCGGCTGGCAGAAGGCTGAGTATTCGCAGATGGGCCTGTGGCCCGGCGACGACTATTTCGGTTACCGCTACGACTACTCCACCGAGTACGTCCGGGTGATGAAGGAGCTGTGGCAGACCGGTCATTCGGACTTCCAGGGCGAGCATTTCCGGATGGAGGGATGCATGATGAAGCCCGCGCCCTCCGGCCCGATCCCGATCGTCGCCGCCGGCCAGAGCGGGCGCGGCATGGACTTCGCGGCCGAGTACGCCGACTACAACTTCGTCCTGGGCACCGGCCTCAACACGCCGAAAGCCTGCGCGCCGACCTGCGCCCGGCTGATCGAGGCCACCGCCAGGACCGGGCGCGACGTCGGCTCCTATGTGCTGATGATGGTGATCGCCGACGAGACCGACGCGGCGGCGGAGGCGCGCTGGATGGAGTACCGCCAGGGGGCCGACGTGGCGGCTTTGGCCTGGATGCTCGACCAGAGCAGCCAGGACAAGAACGCGTCCGCCGATTCGACCGCGACCTGGATGAACCTCCCCGAGGGCGCGGTGAACTTCAACATGGGCACGCTGGTCGGCTCCTACGCCAAGGTGGCGCGGATGCTCGACGAGGCGGCGTCAGTGCCGGGGGTGAAGGGCATCATGCTGACTTTCGACGATTTTCTCGCCGGCCTCGACGCCTTCGGCACGCGGATCCAGCCGCTGATGGCCTGCCGGCAGGATCGACGGGGGATCGCCGCGTGA
- a CDS encoding ABC transporter permease, with protein sequence MRAPLRESLRRLRLPAFPLLWLLAFFGLPFLVVVKISLSDPATALPPYTPVLDWDAGLAGWADVLAALDFENYRTLTADPLYLEAGLTSLTVALSATALLILVGYPIAYAMARAPKAWQPLLVALMVIPFWTSFLIRVYAWIAILKGDGLINQALLALGLIAKPIEILNTPAAVMIGVVYAYLPFMVLPLYAVLERLDRGLIEAARDLGASRLSAFRTVTLPLSLPGLVAGALLCFIPITGEFIIPDLLGGPDTLMLGRVLWSEFFSNRDWPLASAVAVVLLVIVAGPVVLFREAESRRLERP encoded by the coding sequence ATGAGGGCGCCCCTGCGCGAGTCCCTGCGGCGCTTGCGTCTGCCGGCTTTCCCGCTCCTCTGGCTCCTCGCCTTCTTCGGTCTGCCGTTCCTCGTCGTCGTCAAGATCAGCCTGTCGGACCCGGCGACGGCCCTGCCGCCCTATACCCCGGTGCTCGACTGGGATGCGGGGCTCGCCGGCTGGGCCGACGTGCTCGCCGCCCTCGACTTCGAGAATTACCGCACGCTGACCGCCGACCCGCTCTACCTCGAGGCGGGCCTGACCTCGCTCACCGTGGCTTTGTCCGCGACCGCGCTGCTGATCCTCGTCGGGTACCCGATCGCCTACGCCATGGCGCGGGCGCCGAAGGCCTGGCAGCCGCTCCTCGTCGCCCTGATGGTGATCCCGTTCTGGACGAGCTTCCTGATCCGGGTCTACGCCTGGATCGCGATCCTCAAGGGCGACGGGCTCATCAACCAGGCGCTCCTGGCGCTCGGGCTGATTGCCAAGCCCATCGAGATCCTCAACACCCCGGCGGCGGTGATGATCGGGGTGGTCTATGCCTACCTGCCGTTCATGGTGCTGCCGCTTTACGCGGTGCTGGAGCGCCTCGACCGCGGGTTGATCGAGGCCGCCCGCGACCTCGGGGCGAGCCGGCTGTCCGCGTTCCGCACCGTGACCCTGCCCCTGTCGCTGCCCGGCCTCGTTGCCGGCGCCCTTCTGTGCTTCATCCCGATCACCGGCGAGTTCATCATCCCGGACCTGCTCGGCGGGCCCGACACCCTGATGCTCGGGCGGGTGCTCTGGAGCGAGTTCTTCTCCAACCGCGACTGGCCGCTCGCCTCGGCGGTGGCGGTGGTGCTGCTCGTCATCGTGGCGGGTCCGGTGGTGCTCTTCCGCGAGGCCGAGTCCCGCCGCCTGGAGCGCCCGTGA
- a CDS encoding ABC transporter permease, producing MSRAHPLAWAALGLGMAFLYGPILLLVVYSFNASRLVTVWAGFSTRWYAGLLDNGPLVESALVTLKVALASAGLATVLGTLAALALDGRRRFPGRPLLTGLVYAPMVMPEVITGLSLLLLFVGLGIPRGFWTIVIAHATFTLCFVAVVVQARLRHLDRSLLEAAADLGAAPVTVFRTVTLPLIAPAVIAGFLLAFTLSMDDLVIASFVSGPGATTLPMRLYSQVRLGVTPEINAISTLLIGAVSLTVLGASVLTGRRGR from the coding sequence ATGAGCCGCGCCCACCCGCTCGCCTGGGCCGCGCTCGGCCTCGGGATGGCCTTCCTGTACGGGCCGATCCTGCTGCTGGTCGTCTACTCGTTCAACGCGTCGCGCCTCGTCACGGTCTGGGCCGGATTCTCGACCCGCTGGTATGCCGGCCTCCTCGACAACGGGCCGCTGGTCGAGTCCGCCCTCGTCACCCTCAAGGTGGCGCTCGCCTCGGCGGGCCTCGCGACTGTGCTCGGCACACTGGCGGCTCTGGCGCTGGACGGACGCCGGCGCTTCCCCGGCCGGCCGCTCCTCACCGGGCTCGTCTACGCCCCGATGGTGATGCCGGAGGTGATCACCGGCCTGTCGCTGCTGCTGCTCTTCGTCGGCCTCGGGATTCCCCGCGGCTTCTGGACCATCGTGATCGCTCACGCGACCTTCACGCTCTGCTTCGTCGCTGTCGTGGTGCAGGCGCGCCTGCGCCATCTCGACCGCTCGCTCCTCGAAGCCGCCGCCGACCTGGGGGCGGCGCCCGTCACGGTGTTTCGCACCGTGACCCTGCCGCTGATCGCGCCGGCCGTCATCGCCGGCTTCCTCCTCGCCTTCACCCTGTCGATGGACGACCTCGTGATCGCGAGCTTCGTCTCGGGGCCCGGCGCCACCACCCTGCCGATGCGCCTCTACAGCCAGGTCCGCCTCGGCGTGACCCCGGAGATCAACGCGATCTCGACCCTGCTGATCGGGGCGGTGAGCCTGACGGTGCTGGGGGCCTCGGTGCTGACGGGGCGGCGGGGACGCTGA
- a CDS encoding type II toxin-antitoxin system Phd/YefM family antitoxin, whose translation MKVSVTEAEGQLADLVRRAETGDEVILTRQGRAAVRLVPVTAPQSVAERERIILALREAGRAKATPGPSAARSQDFLYDDEGLPR comes from the coding sequence ATGAAGGTCTCCGTGACGGAAGCAGAAGGACAACTGGCCGACCTCGTGCGACGCGCAGAAACCGGGGACGAGGTGATTCTCACACGCCAGGGCCGGGCCGCCGTACGGCTGGTGCCGGTCACGGCACCACAATCCGTGGCGGAGCGGGAGCGGATCATCTTGGCGCTACGGGAAGCCGGCCGCGCCAAGGCGACGCCAGGTCCATCGGCCGCCCGCAGCCAGGATTTCCTCTACGACGATGAGGGTCTGCCACGGTGA
- a CDS encoding DUF1902 domain-containing protein: MPPPAIRIAHDPEANVWYVHRSDVGDMSAEAPTAEALIARIPVTIAAI, from the coding sequence ATGCCTCCACCCGCCATCCGGATCGCCCACGATCCCGAGGCGAACGTCTGGTACGTGCACAGGAGCGACGTGGGAGACATGAGCGCCGAGGCGCCGACCGCCGAAGCCCTCATCGCCCGCATCCCAGTCACGATTGCCGCGATATGA
- a CDS encoding TetR/AcrR family transcriptional regulator: MSDASLSPPPADTDKRRQILDGAREVFLASGFDGASMGAIAKAAGVSKGTLYVYFESKEALFEALTIEEKRTLAENICRLDHDDPDVAAVLRRLGTSLMEAMVRPDHIASVRMVIGAAEKFPRFGRAFYEAGPLLGRARLRAYLDAQVDAGRLRPMDSDLAARHFFDLCAATTMRRLLFSVGDPPTEAETTYWIAEAVRVFLAAYGPEGR; encoded by the coding sequence ATGAGCGACGCTTCCCTGAGCCCCCCGCCCGCCGACACCGACAAGCGCCGCCAGATCCTGGACGGGGCCCGCGAGGTCTTTCTCGCCAGCGGCTTCGACGGGGCCAGCATGGGGGCGATCGCCAAGGCGGCGGGCGTCTCGAAGGGCACGCTCTACGTCTATTTCGAGAGCAAGGAGGCCCTGTTCGAGGCGCTGACGATCGAGGAGAAGCGGACGCTCGCCGAGAACATCTGCCGGCTCGACCACGACGACCCCGACGTCGCCGCCGTGCTGCGCCGCCTCGGCACCAGCCTGATGGAGGCCATGGTGCGGCCCGACCACATCGCCTCGGTGCGGATGGTGATCGGCGCGGCGGAGAAGTTTCCGCGCTTCGGCCGGGCCTTCTACGAGGCGGGACCGCTGCTCGGCCGGGCGCGCTTGCGCGCCTATCTCGACGCCCAGGTCGACGCCGGCCGCCTGCGCCCGATGGATTCCGACCTCGCCGCCCGCCACTTCTTCGACCTCTGCGCCGCCACCACGATGCGCCGGCTGCTGTTCTCCGTCGGCGACCCGCCGACCGAGGCCGAGACGACCTACTGGATCGCCGAGGCGGTGCGGGTGTTTCTCGCGGCCTACGGGCCGGAGGGGCGGTAG
- a CDS encoding ABC transporter ATP-binding protein yields the protein MTTPVPSTTPPATGRLRFEAVSKRFGDHLAVDGVDLDLAPGAVFCLLGPSGCGKSTLLRMTAGFEEPSTGRILLDGQDLAGVPPHRRPINMMFQSYALFPHRDVAGNVAYGLEREGLAKSEVAARVAKMLRLVQLDHLSARRPDQLSGGQRQRVALARALAKRPRVLLLDEPLGALDRALREETQAELRALQRRLGTTFVVVTHDPAEAMVLADRIGVMAAGRLVQVGPAAALYERPATRYVAGLLGDVNLIEGRLAEGGAGTLRGLDTPLGMLRAFDHHGAGPTGAPGLLALRPECLRLAGEGGTEGLAGTLLDATYLGEKILYRVGLADGQVLRASGPPGAGPAVGAPVHLAFAPEAASLLPADPA from the coding sequence GTGACGACGCCCGTTCCCTCCACGACCCCGCCCGCCACCGGCCGCCTCCGCTTCGAGGCGGTGTCGAAGCGCTTCGGCGACCATCTCGCCGTCGACGGCGTCGACCTCGATCTCGCGCCCGGCGCGGTGTTCTGCCTGCTCGGGCCCTCCGGCTGCGGCAAATCCACGCTCCTGCGCATGACCGCCGGATTCGAGGAGCCGAGCACCGGACGCATCCTGCTCGACGGGCAGGACCTCGCCGGGGTGCCGCCGCATCGCCGGCCAATCAACATGATGTTCCAGTCCTACGCCCTGTTTCCGCACCGGGACGTGGCGGGGAACGTCGCCTACGGGCTGGAGCGGGAAGGCTTGGCCAAATCCGAGGTCGCCGCCCGTGTCGCCAAGATGCTGCGCCTGGTGCAGCTCGACCATTTGAGCGCACGCCGGCCCGACCAGCTCTCCGGCGGCCAGCGCCAGCGGGTGGCGCTGGCCCGGGCGCTCGCCAAACGGCCCCGGGTGCTGCTCCTCGACGAGCCGCTCGGCGCCCTCGACCGCGCGTTGCGGGAGGAGACGCAAGCCGAGCTGCGGGCGCTGCAACGCCGGCTCGGCACCACCTTCGTGGTCGTCACCCACGACCCCGCCGAGGCGATGGTGCTCGCCGACCGCATCGGCGTGATGGCGGCGGGCCGGCTGGTCCAGGTCGGACCGGCCGCCGCGCTCTACGAGCGCCCGGCCACCCGCTACGTCGCCGGGCTGCTCGGCGACGTGAACCTGATCGAGGGCCGGCTCGCAGAGGGCGGGGCTGGGACCCTGCGCGGGCTCGACACGCCGCTCGGGATGCTCCGGGCCTTCGACCATCACGGCGCCGGGCCTACGGGCGCCCCGGGCCTGCTCGCCCTGCGCCCGGAGTGCCTTCGGCTTGCCGGAGAAGGCGGGACCGAGGGATTGGCCGGCACGCTCCTCGACGCGACCTATCTCGGGGAAAAAATCCTCTACCGGGTCGGCCTCGCCGACGGGCAGGTGCTGCGGGCCTCGGGGCCTCCCGGCGCCGGACCGGCCGTCGGCGCCCCGGTGCACCTCGCCTTCGCGCCGGAGGCTGCCTCGCTGCTGCCGGCGGATCCCGCATGA
- a CDS encoding DHA2 family efflux MFS transporter permease subunit, producing the protein MAATPAPADAPIDRRRMVAFVCMVFGMFMAILDIQIVSASLAEIQAGLSASADEIPWVQTSYLIAEVISIPLSGTLSRVLSTRWMFVISAGGFTLMSLMCATSSSIGEMIVWRAAQGFIGGGMIPTVFASAFTIFPASKRSIVSPMIGLVATLAPTIGPTVGGYLTDLFDWHWLFLVNIVPGIFVTISTYLLVDFDKPNLDLLKRFDWTGLGLMAAFLGCLEYVLEEGPTHDWFQEEAIFAAAIVCGIACIGFFWRAFTAEQPIVDLRAFSDRNFAGGCLFSFVMGIGLYGLTYLYPVYLGRVRGYSALQIGETMFVSGLCMFATAPIAGRLSAKVDPRIMMAIGFTGFAAGTWIVTGITKDWDFYELLLPQVLRGCSLMLCMIPINNIALGTLPPARMKNASGLYNLTRNLGGAVGLALINTALNDRWDLHLARLHERFTWTNPMVLERLDSMAKGFSGLAGNPDAMALKAMMNTVRVQGLLMSFSDVFLILTVLFVLMACATPMIRRPRPGGAGADAH; encoded by the coding sequence ATGGCCGCGACCCCCGCGCCCGCCGACGCACCGATCGACCGCCGCCGCATGGTGGCGTTCGTCTGCATGGTGTTCGGGATGTTCATGGCGATCCTGGACATCCAGATCGTCTCGGCTTCCCTCGCCGAGATCCAGGCCGGCCTCTCGGCCTCGGCCGACGAGATCCCGTGGGTGCAGACGAGCTACCTCATCGCCGAGGTGATCTCGATCCCGCTCTCGGGCACCCTGTCGCGGGTGCTCTCGACCCGCTGGATGTTCGTGATCTCGGCCGGCGGCTTCACCCTGATGAGCTTGATGTGCGCCACCTCGTCGTCGATCGGCGAGATGATCGTCTGGCGCGCCGCCCAAGGCTTCATCGGTGGCGGCATGATCCCGACGGTGTTCGCCTCGGCCTTCACGATCTTCCCGGCCTCCAAGCGCAGCATCGTCTCGCCGATGATCGGCCTCGTGGCGACGCTCGCCCCCACCATCGGCCCGACGGTCGGCGGCTACCTCACCGACCTGTTCGACTGGCACTGGCTCTTTCTCGTCAACATCGTGCCGGGCATCTTCGTCACGATCTCAACCTACCTGCTGGTCGATTTCGACAAGCCGAACCTCGACCTGCTCAAGCGCTTCGACTGGACCGGCCTCGGCCTGATGGCGGCGTTCCTCGGCTGCCTCGAATACGTGCTGGAGGAGGGACCGACCCACGACTGGTTCCAGGAGGAGGCGATCTTCGCCGCCGCGATCGTGTGCGGCATCGCCTGCATCGGCTTCTTCTGGCGGGCCTTCACCGCCGAGCAGCCGATCGTCGACCTGCGCGCCTTCTCGGACCGCAACTTCGCCGGCGGCTGCCTGTTCAGCTTCGTCATGGGCATCGGCCTCTACGGCCTGACCTACCTCTATCCGGTCTATCTCGGCCGGGTGCGCGGCTACTCGGCCCTGCAGATCGGCGAGACGATGTTCGTCTCCGGCCTGTGCATGTTCGCCACCGCTCCCATCGCCGGGCGCCTCTCGGCCAAGGTCGATCCGCGGATCATGATGGCGATCGGCTTCACGGGCTTCGCCGCCGGCACCTGGATCGTGACCGGCATCACCAAGGACTGGGATTTCTACGAGCTCCTGCTGCCGCAGGTTCTGCGCGGCTGCTCGCTGATGCTGTGCATGATCCCGATCAACAACATCGCGCTCGGCACCCTGCCGCCGGCCCGGATGAAGAACGCCTCGGGCCTCTACAACCTCACCCGCAACCTCGGCGGCGCGGTGGGCCTGGCGCTGATCAACACGGCGTTGAACGACCGCTGGGACCTGCATCTCGCGCGCCTGCACGAGCGCTTCACCTGGACCAACCCGATGGTGCTGGAGCGCCTCGACAGCATGGCCAAGGGCTTCTCGGGGCTTGCCGGCAACCCGGACGCCATGGCTCTGAAGGCGATGATGAACACCGTGCGCGTGCAGGGGCTGCTGATGAGCTTCTCCGACGTGTTCCTGATCCTGACGGTGCTGTTCGTCCTGATGGCCTGCGCCACGCCGATGATCCGCCGGCCGCGCCCGGGCGGGGCGGGAGCCGACGCGCATTGA
- a CDS encoding Lrp/AsnC family transcriptional regulator yields the protein MPESATLDRFDHALLAAVQADNLTPARILAERVGLSESAVLRRLRRLRQDGVIVADVALVHPAILGTPLCLHVLVSLERETSDRLDAFVRRLRERPEVRAAWYVTGEADFVLELRLRDMAEYEAFTRAVFHDDPNVRAFRTLVAMRQVIGV from the coding sequence ATGCCGGAAAGCGCCACCCTCGACCGGTTCGACCACGCCCTGCTCGCGGCGGTCCAGGCCGACAACCTGACGCCGGCGCGAATCCTGGCCGAGCGCGTCGGCCTGTCGGAGAGCGCGGTGCTGCGGCGCCTGCGGCGGCTCCGCCAGGACGGCGTCATCGTCGCCGACGTGGCATTGGTGCATCCGGCAATCCTCGGCACCCCGCTCTGCCTGCACGTGCTCGTCTCGCTGGAGCGCGAGACCTCCGACCGGCTCGACGCGTTCGTGCGCCGCCTGCGCGAGCGTCCGGAGGTCCGGGCGGCGTGGTACGTGACCGGCGAGGCCGATTTCGTGCTGGAGCTGCGCCTGCGGGACATGGCGGAGTACGAGGCCTTCACCCGGGCGGTGTTCCACGACGACCCGAACGTGCGCGCGTTCCGGACGCTGGTGGCGATGCGGCAGGTGATCGGGGTCTGA
- a CDS encoding pyridoxal-phosphate dependent enzyme, which yields MTNSAPPLPAAAIASALRDLDPAYAPTPLLALPALAQRLGVAQVLAKDEGRRMLGSFKSLGGTYAGLTALARAAGMDLPALLAARPSGLPALVCASDGNHGLAVAAAARFAGAPARVFLHAGVPPARARRIADEGAEIVRIAGTYDDAVEAAAAAARAGAGLLVADTTDDPEDGIVRDVMAGYGVMAAEIRDQTGARSRPTHLFVQAGVGGLAAAMAEGLAGWLEPPGLVVAVEPERAACLAPALAAGRPVRVPGDLHTAAEMLSCGEASAPALTVLRRHGVRVATVTEAELMDAPQVLAEAGGPATTPSGAAGLAGALAILADPARAAEFHLDRDSRLLVLVTEGTLPEDASEEPR from the coding sequence ATGACGAACTCCGCCCCTCCCCTGCCCGCCGCGGCGATCGCCTCCGCCCTGCGCGATCTTGATCCGGCCTATGCGCCGACGCCCCTCCTCGCGCTGCCGGCCCTGGCGCAGCGGCTCGGCGTCGCGCAGGTCCTCGCCAAGGACGAGGGGCGCCGGATGCTCGGCAGCTTCAAGTCGCTGGGTGGCACCTATGCGGGCCTGACGGCGCTCGCCCGCGCCGCCGGGATGGACCTGCCCGCGCTGCTGGCGGCCCGGCCTTCCGGCCTTCCGGCCCTGGTCTGCGCCAGCGACGGCAATCACGGCCTGGCGGTGGCCGCGGCGGCGCGGTTCGCCGGCGCGCCGGCGCGGGTCTTCCTGCATGCGGGCGTGCCGCCGGCGCGGGCGCGGCGCATCGCCGACGAGGGCGCCGAGATCGTCCGGATCGCCGGCACCTACGACGACGCGGTCGAGGCCGCGGCGGCGGCGGCCCGGGCGGGCGCCGGCCTGCTCGTCGCCGACACCACCGACGATCCCGAGGACGGCATCGTGCGCGACGTCATGGCCGGCTACGGCGTGATGGCGGCGGAGATCCGCGACCAGACTGGGGCCCGATCGCGCCCGACCCATCTCTTCGTCCAGGCCGGCGTCGGCGGCCTCGCCGCCGCGATGGCCGAGGGGCTGGCCGGCTGGCTCGAGCCCCCCGGCCTCGTCGTGGCGGTGGAGCCCGAGCGGGCGGCCTGTCTCGCCCCGGCGCTGGCCGCCGGCCGGCCGGTCCGGGTGCCGGGGGACCTCCACACGGCCGCCGAGATGCTGTCCTGCGGCGAGGCCAGCGCTCCGGCGCTCACGGTCTTGCGGCGCCACGGCGTCCGGGTCGCGACCGTGACCGAGGCCGAGCTGATGGATGCCCCGCAGGTTCTCGCCGAGGCGGGCGGCCCCGCGACGACGCCCTCCGGCGCCGCGGGCCTCGCCGGTGCCCTGGCGATCCTCGCCGATCCGGCCCGGGCGGCGGAGTTCCACCTCGATCGGGACAGTCGTCTCCTCGTCCTCGTCACAGAGGGCACCCTGCCGGAGGATGCGTCGGAGGAGCCGCGATGA
- a CDS encoding HlyD family secretion protein, which translates to MAEAAPPVSAPPAAPSAKRKRPLRRLILAALVLGGGAYGAYAGHEWWTTGRFFVSTDDAYVQADISTLAAKVSGYLEAVPVVNGQAVKAGDVIARIEDGDYRLALKAAEDKLATQASTIARIARQAEAARAQVLQGRAQIDAAKADQVRAAADYQRQQQLAQSEFAAKARLEQSRADRDRSDATVKGAEANLIALQANVAVLEAQTKEAENLAAELRTAVDRAKRDLSFTVLRAPFDGVIGNKATEAGAYVAPGSRIAALVPLQSARVDANFKETQLGRVRVGQPVHIRVDAWPDRDIVGTVESLSPASGSVFSLLPPDNATGNFTKIVQRLPVRVRVPEAVAREGLLRPGLSVVVRVDTRGLDESQPPAPIEPHQAVSERAAPASVRTAGR; encoded by the coding sequence ATGGCCGAAGCCGCGCCGCCCGTCAGCGCCCCTCCGGCCGCTCCCTCCGCCAAGCGCAAGCGCCCCTTGCGCCGTCTGATCCTGGCTGCGCTCGTCCTCGGCGGCGGCGCCTACGGGGCTTACGCGGGCCATGAATGGTGGACGACCGGCCGCTTCTTCGTCTCGACCGACGATGCCTACGTCCAGGCCGACATCTCGACGCTCGCCGCCAAGGTTTCGGGCTATCTCGAGGCGGTGCCGGTGGTGAACGGTCAGGCGGTCAAGGCCGGGGACGTCATCGCGCGGATCGAAGACGGCGATTACCGCCTCGCCTTGAAGGCCGCCGAGGACAAGCTGGCGACCCAAGCCAGCACCATCGCGCGCATCGCCCGGCAGGCGGAGGCCGCCCGTGCCCAGGTGCTCCAGGGCCGGGCCCAGATCGACGCCGCCAAGGCCGATCAGGTCCGGGCCGCGGCCGACTACCAGCGTCAGCAGCAGCTGGCGCAGTCCGAGTTCGCCGCCAAGGCGCGGCTGGAGCAGTCGCGCGCCGACCGCGACCGCTCGGACGCCACCGTGAAGGGCGCCGAGGCCAACCTGATCGCCCTCCAGGCCAACGTCGCGGTGCTGGAGGCGCAGACGAAGGAGGCCGAGAACCTGGCCGCCGAATTGCGCACCGCGGTCGACCGGGCGAAGCGCGACCTGTCCTTCACGGTCCTGCGCGCGCCCTTCGACGGGGTGATCGGCAACAAGGCGACGGAGGCCGGGGCCTATGTGGCGCCGGGCTCGCGCATCGCCGCGCTGGTGCCGCTCCAGAGCGCCCGGGTCGACGCCAACTTCAAGGAGACCCAGCTCGGCCGGGTCCGGGTCGGCCAGCCGGTCCATATCCGGGTCGATGCCTGGCCCGACCGCGACATCGTCGGCACGGTCGAGAGCCTGTCGCCGGCCTCCGGCTCGGTGTTCAGCCTGCTGCCGCCGGACAACGCCACCGGCAACTTCACCAAGATCGTCCAGCGCCTCCCCGTCCGGGTGCGGGTGCCGGAGGCGGTCGCCCGCGAGGGCCTGCTGCGGCCGGGCCTCTCGGTGGTGGTGCGGGTCGACACCCGCGGCCTCGACGAGTCGCAGCCGCCGGCCCCGATCGAGCCGCACCAGGCGGTGTCGGAGAGGGCCGCCCCGGCGTCGGTGCGCACGGCGGGCCGTTGA